One genomic segment of Roseofilum reptotaenium CS-1145 includes these proteins:
- a CDS encoding type II toxin-antitoxin system VapC family toxin, translating to MATEAKRIYLDTNILAYVANIKAPQHQAALEIFRPTDREILCVSSQVLAEFYSYITNPAILATPLQPTEAIIRIKRICQMPHICLLSTPVDLFESWIALLEERPVTNGGVFDLLHIAIMLAHQISTIYTFNTKDFAWCSQIEAIDPSKLRS from the coding sequence ATGGCAACAGAAGCTAAACGAATTTATCTGGACACGAATATCCTCGCTTATGTTGCTAATATCAAAGCTCCTCAACATCAAGCTGCCTTAGAAATATTTAGACCTACCGACAGGGAAATTTTGTGTGTTTCATCTCAGGTTTTAGCAGAATTTTACTCTTATATTACTAATCCGGCTATTTTAGCCACACCTTTACAGCCAACAGAAGCAATTATCCGCATTAAACGGATTTGTCAGATGCCCCATATCTGCTTGCTGTCAACTCCGGTGGATCTCTTTGAGAGTTGGATCGCTTTATTGGAAGAGCGTCCTGTCACCAATGGAGGAGTCTTTGATTTACTTCATATTGCCATTATGTTAGCCCATCAAATTAGCACAATCTATACTTTTAATACCAAGGATTTTGCTTGGTGTTCTCAAATTGAGGCTATCGATCCGAGCAAGTTGAGATCATAA
- a CDS encoding DUF3883 domain-containing protein, with amino-acid sequence MGIRQQAEEARKKAYQKVIATKLLDGIDQLFNRASSKRRWIWELLQNAKDVAHEEVKIEIILTQDYVEFKHNGNPFSIENITYLIEQVSSKERKREDNQTPKTTGKFGTGFMTTHLLSRKVKISGVLKNQEDQICVYKPFNILLDRSPTDLDEMIENVDAAFSIFEAIDSDRSYPPIDNYQPNQTCDTCFRYVLDEAGFKVAQAGIQDLHHAIAYALAFIPTITSVTVSDRTQDVTYHYQTLERHQIDTLLLVTIVQQKTNSAQQQQTIACLSNSQQTLTLAVEVKPRDNQVYSIQEIPDEIPTLFCEFPLIGSETFPYPVVINSPLFNPTEPRDGILLNPDNPIKTPQNKELLEQANLLYAELLHLVSSNWHQVHLLAKLKNTAKIPDNIDEPWYNSKILDDLVTLLSNTTLVDTVSGIRIILKEALIPSYKSRAKVQHFAQLASDFYPEYLPQPEYILDWHDILKSALGQKLSEDIKYTFEDFLEDIHRLKTVEALAEHLDWNIDRTLEWLNSVLQFVRDHHEKLLRKYCLLPNQKGRLINKEGCYIDNRIPEELKDVMEMLSLPCREILLDRRITGFENQIDRKDVKNISDEINACIKAASNKEDTSDYWNLSRPIYHLISYFLTSENETSTKHQIWEFSRDFYPGEIPDKTYLQNLVGFSWTLVHEWIFSSIAVDIENQENLDSLVKYFDWEQDRVISWLDRFVCFLHQQDKKIFQDYSLLPNQCGKFMLKEELKKDEDIPEELKEALEMLTSDYWNDFLLDKRFPNAETLFHKEEEIKTIKDIAIDIDGALKTWEREDKTGDSQFTRVITTLIEWSNYQSDDLLDRIFPYFYSNRASLFLKTLSDTEVSTDIFKILNHQDKLSALSRLAENPDVSEQDLEDFAQNSQQFKAFQVVRQEMTDREFESFNLLVKEISLDEVTLDEVTELIENKEKISAVNLLQDAVELGEYSSLIFALHELGVYEAVMHLFIKPKSVRSSKKLSVLTIPYLPVSNVNSYKQDIAAIGREGEDFLYHQLVENFGESRVIWLNQETEQRQPYDFVILDEQGAEYLYIDAKTTVTDESQCDRVPFYVSQAEWTFSEQCDYYYLARIFGIRASNPKIKFLQVVRLLQ; translated from the coding sequence ATGGGCATTCGACAGCAGGCAGAAGAGGCTAGAAAAAAAGCCTATCAGAAAGTTATCGCCACCAAACTTCTGGATGGAATCGATCAGCTTTTTAATCGAGCATCTTCTAAACGGCGATGGATTTGGGAATTACTGCAAAATGCTAAAGATGTAGCGCATGAGGAAGTTAAGATTGAAATTATCTTGACTCAAGACTATGTGGAGTTTAAGCACAATGGCAATCCCTTCTCGATTGAAAATATTACCTACTTAATTGAACAAGTTTCCAGTAAAGAGCGCAAACGGGAAGACAACCAAACGCCTAAAACTACAGGAAAATTTGGCACAGGCTTCATGACGACTCATTTGCTTTCCCGGAAGGTTAAAATCAGTGGAGTTCTGAAAAATCAGGAGGATCAAATCTGTGTTTACAAGCCATTTAATATTCTTCTCGATAGAAGTCCAACTGACTTAGACGAAATGATTGAAAATGTTGATGCTGCGTTTTCGATCTTTGAAGCTATTGATAGCGATCGCTCTTATCCCCCCATAGACAACTATCAACCCAACCAAACCTGTGATACTTGCTTTCGTTATGTATTAGATGAAGCTGGTTTTAAAGTCGCTCAAGCAGGTATTCAGGACTTGCATCACGCGATCGCCTATGCACTCGCTTTTATCCCTACCATTACCTCTGTCACGGTATCCGATCGAACTCAAGATGTAACCTATCACTATCAAACTCTTGAGCGTCATCAAATTGATACCCTGTTGCTTGTGACAATTGTACAACAAAAGACTAATTCCGCACAACAGCAACAAACCATCGCTTGCTTATCCAATTCCCAGCAAACCCTTACCCTTGCGGTTGAAGTCAAACCACGAGACAATCAGGTTTATTCGATTCAAGAAATTCCCGATGAAATCCCAACCCTTTTCTGTGAATTTCCTCTAATTGGTTCCGAAACTTTTCCCTATCCCGTCGTCATCAATAGTCCCTTATTCAATCCCACCGAACCCAGAGACGGTATCTTACTCAATCCCGATAATCCCATCAAAACCCCTCAAAATAAAGAGCTTTTAGAACAAGCCAACTTACTTTATGCTGAGTTACTCCATTTAGTCAGTTCCAATTGGCATCAGGTTCACTTATTGGCAAAATTGAAAAATACGGCTAAAATTCCCGACAATATTGACGAACCTTGGTATAACTCTAAAATTTTAGATGATTTGGTCACTCTACTCAGTAATACCACCTTAGTAGATACGGTTTCAGGAATCAGAATCATCCTCAAAGAGGCTCTAATACCTAGCTACAAAAGTAGAGCAAAAGTTCAACACTTTGCCCAGTTAGCCTCTGATTTTTATCCCGAATACTTACCTCAACCCGAATATATTCTAGATTGGCACGACATCCTAAAATCAGCTTTAGGTCAGAAATTGTCAGAGGATATTAAATACACTTTTGAAGATTTTCTAGAAGATATTCATAGACTCAAAACGGTTGAGGCACTGGCAGAACATCTCGATTGGAATATCGATCGAACTCTGGAATGGCTTAACTCTGTACTTCAATTTGTTAGAGACCATCATGAAAAGTTGCTGAGAAAATATTGCCTTCTCCCCAATCAAAAGGGTAGATTAATCAATAAGGAAGGATGCTACATTGACAATCGCATTCCAGAAGAACTGAAAGATGTGATGGAAATGCTGAGTTTACCCTGTCGAGAAATTCTCTTAGATCGCAGAATCACAGGGTTTGAAAATCAGATCGATCGCAAGGATGTCAAAAATATTTCTGATGAAATTAATGCATGTATTAAAGCGGCAAGTAATAAAGAAGACACTTCAGATTATTGGAACTTAAGTCGCCCAATATATCATCTAATCAGCTATTTTCTTACCTCAGAAAATGAAACCTCTACAAAACATCAGATTTGGGAATTTTCCCGTGATTTTTATCCTGGAGAAATTCCCGATAAAACCTATTTACAAAATTTGGTAGGTTTTTCATGGACTCTAGTTCATGAATGGATTTTTAGCTCTATTGCTGTTGATATTGAAAACCAGGAAAATTTGGACAGCTTAGTGAAATATTTTGACTGGGAGCAAGATAGAGTAATTTCATGGCTAGATCGGTTTGTTTGTTTTCTTCATCAACAAGATAAAAAAATCTTTCAAGACTATTCTCTTCTTCCCAATCAATGTGGGAAATTTATGCTTAAGGAAGAGCTGAAGAAAGATGAGGATATTCCGGAAGAGTTAAAAGAAGCACTGGAAATGCTGACTTCTGACTATTGGAATGATTTTCTATTAGATAAGCGATTTCCTAATGCTGAAACTCTATTTCATAAGGAAGAAGAGATCAAAACGATTAAAGATATTGCCATAGATATTGATGGAGCGCTAAAAACTTGGGAGAGAGAAGATAAAACTGGAGATTCTCAATTTACCAGGGTAATCACTACATTAATTGAATGGTCTAATTATCAATCCGATGATTTGCTCGATCGGATATTCCCTTACTTTTATAGTAATAGAGCTAGTCTATTTCTGAAGACATTGAGTGATACGGAAGTCAGTACCGACATCTTCAAAATTCTCAATCACCAGGACAAACTATCGGCATTAAGTCGTTTGGCAGAAAACCCAGATGTGTCTGAGCAAGATCTAGAAGATTTTGCCCAAAATTCACAGCAATTCAAAGCATTTCAAGTTGTGAGACAGGAAATGACCGATCGGGAGTTTGAGAGTTTTAATCTTTTAGTGAAAGAAATATCTTTAGATGAAGTCACGTTAGATGAAGTAACTGAGTTAATCGAAAATAAAGAAAAAATATCGGCAGTCAATCTTTTACAAGATGCGGTGGAACTTGGAGAGTATTCCAGCTTGATATTTGCCTTGCATGAATTGGGAGTTTATGAAGCAGTCATGCATCTGTTTATTAAACCCAAATCAGTTCGATCTTCAAAAAAATTAAGTGTTCTTACTATTCCATATTTACCAGTTAGTAATGTTAATTCTTATAAACAAGATATTGCTGCTATTGGCCGAGAGGGAGAAGATTTTTTGTATCATCAGTTGGTTGAAAATTTTGGTGAGAGTCGCGTCATTTGGCTTAACCAAGAGACTGAACAGCGCCAGCCCTATGATTTTGTGATTCTTGATGAACAGGGTGCAGAATATTTGTATATTGATGCGAAAACCACTGTGACAGATGAATCTCAGTGCGATCGCGTCCCGTTTTACGTCAGTCAAGCAGAATGGACGTTTTCCGAGCAGTGCGATTACTATTATTTGGCTCGTATCTTTGGTATTCGCGCATCCAATCCGAAAATCAAGTTTCTTCAGGTTGTACGATTGCTACAATAA